From Pseudoleptotrichia goodfellowii, a single genomic window includes:
- the rsfS gene encoding ribosome silencing factor: MEENKELKKEIDSIISIIEDKKGQDIKVFDMKGRSPFFDYSILCTGSSTRNIEAIANDIKKSSENIRSIEGLEECNWVLIDSGDIIISIFSKDAREYYQLDAFYEGVNQEGSII; encoded by the coding sequence ATGGAAGAAAATAAAGAGCTTAAAAAGGAAATTGATTCAATTATATCAATAATTGAAGATAAAAAAGGTCAGGATATCAAAGTTTTTGATATGAAAGGAAGGTCACCGTTTTTCGATTATTCAATATTGTGTACGGGGAGTTCCACGAGAAATATAGAAGCGATAGCAAATGATATTAAGAAAAGTTCCGAAAATATCAGAAGTATCGAAGGTCTTGAAGAATGCAACTGGGTTTTGATAGATTCGGGAGATATAATAATCAGTATATTCAGTAAAGATGCAAGAGAATATTACCAATTGGACGCATTTTATGAAGGTGTAAATCAGGAAGGAAGTATAATTTAG
- a CDS encoding RsmE family RNA methyltransferase, translating to MLTVIADKENITEKEITITDKSDCNHVQNVFRLGKGDGLRVIDGEFEYLTEITNIAKKEIKLKIIKKNTDNYSLNINIDAAIGILKNEKMNMTIKKLTEIGVSKIIPLQTERVVVKINEKKEKWDITVREALKQCKGVKFTEIAPVTKLQSINYELYDKIVYAYENSDNTEPLVNIVNKNDKNILYIVGPEGGITEEEVNFLKEKGATEISLGKRILRAETAAIVIGGILANVYN from the coding sequence TTGCTGACAGTAATAGCAGATAAGGAAAATATAACAGAAAAAGAAATTACAATAACCGATAAATCAGACTGTAATCATGTACAGAATGTATTCAGACTGGGTAAAGGTGATGGATTGAGGGTTATAGACGGAGAATTTGAATATTTGACGGAAATAACCAATATTGCAAAAAAGGAAATAAAATTAAAAATAATAAAAAAAAATACAGATAATTATTCGCTGAATATTAATATAGATGCTGCAATCGGTATTCTGAAAAACGAAAAAATGAATATGACAATAAAAAAATTAACAGAAATCGGAGTTAGTAAAATAATACCTCTTCAGACAGAAAGGGTAGTTGTAAAGATAAATGAAAAAAAAGAAAAATGGGATATAACTGTGAGAGAAGCCTTAAAACAATGTAAAGGTGTGAAGTTTACAGAAATAGCTCCCGTTACAAAGCTACAAAGTATAAACTATGAATTATATGATAAAATCGTCTATGCTTATGAGAATAGTGATAATACAGAACCTTTAGTAAATATAGTAAATAAAAACGATAAAAACATATTGTATATAGTGGGACCTGAAGGCGGAATAACAGAAGAAGAAGTTAATTTTTTGAAAGAAAAAGGGGCGACAGAAATAAGTCTCGGAAAAAGAATATTGAGAGCGGAAACAGCGGCAATTGTCATAGGAGGTATATTGGCAAATGTCTACAATTAG
- a CDS encoding LytR C-terminal domain-containing protein, whose product MKKFLLVMISLLFFVSCFENAEKLKSENRIFRTNDKYYVYYDGNTFELPKDLYLTKTKKVEQYFTSGMLKQLNIGTLSKAELLNDLNKYFPSGIKYITENETSVGSVLIPVTSVGSEKHVDSIKFEKMLANMPKAQEVKKDDEIQEETVVNTNPAETLKGKKFEILNANGIDGFAKNIGEKLKAKFGIEYNAENYTKPETMNYVIVRKLNDTEIEAILAEAGLKYAKILEDKTVKPDADFVLITGNDSQINFPVEIVTLGEKSVTADKIKGYNVKNIKSSEYKGEKLDKIIDVKIVYNPSDVYTAKLLAKQIGGGVKLIADNEINGKIIIVSKN is encoded by the coding sequence ATGAAAAAATTTTTATTAGTAATGATCAGTTTATTATTCTTTGTTTCCTGTTTTGAAAATGCGGAAAAGCTGAAAAGTGAAAACAGAATATTCAGAACCAATGACAAATATTATGTTTATTATGACGGTAATACTTTTGAGTTACCTAAAGATTTATATTTGACAAAAACTAAAAAAGTCGAACAGTATTTTACATCGGGAATGCTTAAGCAATTGAATATAGGGACATTAAGTAAAGCGGAGTTGTTAAATGACTTGAATAAGTATTTTCCTTCAGGAATAAAATATATAACTGAAAATGAAACTTCTGTAGGAAGTGTTTTAATTCCTGTAACTTCAGTGGGAAGTGAAAAACATGTGGACAGTATTAAATTTGAAAAAATGCTTGCAAATATGCCTAAAGCTCAGGAAGTCAAAAAAGATGATGAAATACAGGAAGAAACAGTAGTAAATACAAATCCTGCAGAAACATTGAAAGGTAAAAAGTTTGAAATACTCAATGCCAATGGTATTGATGGTTTTGCAAAAAATATCGGAGAAAAACTGAAAGCAAAATTCGGAATAGAATACAATGCTGAAAATTATACGAAGCCTGAAACAATGAATTATGTTATAGTCCGTAAATTAAACGATACTGAAATCGAAGCGATACTCGCAGAAGCAGGATTGAAATATGCCAAAATACTGGAAGATAAAACTGTAAAACCTGATGCGGACTTTGTGCTGATTACAGGAAATGATTCTCAAATAAATTTCCCGGTAGAAATAGTTACGTTAGGTGAAAAGTCGGTAACAGCAGATAAAATAAAAGGATATAACGTCAAAAATATAAAATCTTCCGAATATAAAGGGGAAAAACTTGATAAAATAATTGACGTGAAAATCGTTTACAATCCTTCGGATGTTTATACTGCAAAGTTACTTGCAAAACAAATAGGCGGTGGGGTAAAACTTATTGCTGACAATGAAATAAACGGGAAAATAATAATTGTGTCTAAAAATTAA
- a CDS encoding ribonuclease J gives MSEKENKKGNEKADHPFKRDYSKNVLNKVKSKIKNSGLNREGRLNEGNSLQFFPDKSEGINLKNENKKKEKEEKMYVIPLGGIEEVGKNMTAFQYKDEIIIVDAGLTFPEDEHLGIDVIIPDFSYLESNREKIKGLLLTHGHEDHIGAIPYLYQKLGTEDIPMYGGRLTLELAKAKFERKDAKLPKEKIIKGRSILKISKYFTVEFISVTHSIADCYAICIKTPAATVLHSGDFKVDLTPVDGEGFDFARFAQLGEEGVDLLLSDSTNAQIPGFTLSERTVGESLKEEFAKAKGRIILAAFASHVHRLQQIIYIAEKNNRKIAIDGRSMVKIFEICSNLGYLKIPKGIMIDIDKVETLPANKVLILCTGTQGEPLAALSRIANGSHKYITLRDGDTVVISASPIPGNEKAAYKNINQLMKRHANVVFEKGIGIHVSGHGCQEEQKLMLNLVKPKFFMPVHGEYVMLKKHKDSAEAVGIPSQNIILAENGMKLELTKSSFKAVGKVPSGVTLIDGFGIGDIGNAVLKDRQNLADDGIVIISVSQYKTGTFNKQIELVTRGFVYNKDAESLLSETKELIKLELENMETQGIKETGKIKQRLKIKVGEFLNKKTDREPIILPIIMEV, from the coding sequence ATGTCGGAAAAAGAAAATAAAAAAGGAAATGAAAAAGCAGATCATCCTTTTAAAAGAGATTATTCAAAAAATGTGTTGAATAAAGTGAAATCAAAAATTAAAAATAGCGGATTGAACCGTGAAGGACGTTTAAACGAAGGAAACAGTTTACAATTTTTCCCTGATAAATCTGAAGGGATAAATTTGAAAAATGAAAATAAAAAGAAAGAAAAAGAAGAAAAAATGTATGTTATCCCTCTGGGAGGAATAGAAGAAGTAGGGAAAAATATGACTGCATTTCAGTATAAGGATGAAATAATCATCGTAGATGCAGGGCTTACTTTTCCTGAAGACGAACATTTGGGAATAGATGTTATAATTCCCGATTTTTCGTATTTGGAAAGTAACAGAGAAAAAATAAAAGGACTTCTTTTAACTCACGGACATGAGGATCATATAGGAGCGATTCCTTATTTATATCAGAAATTGGGAACGGAAGATATACCGATGTACGGCGGAAGGCTGACATTGGAACTGGCAAAAGCAAAATTTGAAAGAAAAGATGCAAAACTTCCTAAAGAAAAAATAATAAAAGGAAGAAGTATATTAAAAATATCGAAATACTTTACAGTGGAATTTATAAGTGTAACTCACAGTATTGCCGATTGTTATGCTATCTGTATAAAAACTCCTGCTGCAACAGTGCTTCACTCGGGAGATTTTAAAGTGGATTTGACACCTGTAGACGGTGAAGGATTTGATTTTGCGAGATTTGCACAACTGGGAGAAGAGGGAGTGGATTTACTTCTTTCGGATAGTACAAATGCACAAATTCCGGGCTTTACATTGTCCGAAAGAACTGTAGGAGAAAGTCTGAAAGAAGAATTTGCAAAAGCAAAAGGAAGAATAATACTAGCGGCATTTGCTTCTCATGTTCACAGATTACAGCAAATAATATATATAGCTGAAAAAAATAACAGAAAAATAGCCATTGACGGAAGAAGTATGGTTAAAATATTTGAAATCTGCTCAAATTTGGGATATTTGAAAATTCCTAAAGGAATAATGATAGATATAGATAAAGTTGAAACATTGCCTGCAAATAAAGTTCTGATATTGTGCACAGGGACTCAGGGAGAGCCTCTTGCGGCATTGTCCAGAATAGCAAACGGTTCACATAAATATATAACTTTAAGAGACGGGGATACTGTAGTAATATCTGCAAGTCCTATTCCGGGTAATGAAAAAGCTGCATATAAAAATATAAATCAACTTATGAAAAGACACGCAAATGTCGTATTTGAAAAAGGTATAGGAATACATGTTTCCGGACACGGATGTCAGGAAGAACAGAAACTTATGTTAAATCTTGTAAAACCTAAGTTCTTTATGCCTGTTCACGGGGAATATGTCATGTTGAAAAAACATAAAGATTCTGCCGAAGCTGTGGGAATACCTTCACAAAATATTATACTTGCGGAAAACGGTATGAAGCTGGAACTTACAAAATCAAGTTTTAAAGCTGTAGGAAAAGTACCGAGCGGAGTTACTCTTATAGACGGATTCGGTATAGGAGATATAGGAAATGCCGTATTAAAAGACAGACAAAATCTGGCTGATGACGGAATAGTAATAATATCCGTTTCTCAATACAAAACAGGTACTTTCAATAAACAGATAGAGCTTGTAACAAGAGGGTTTGTATATAATAAGGATGCGGAAAGCTTATTATCCGAAACGAAAGAGTTAATCAAACTTGAACTTGAAAATATGGAAACACAGGGAATTAAAGAAACAGGAAAAATAAAACAGAGATTGAAAATAAAAGTAGGAGAATTTTTAAATAAAAAAACGGACAGAGAGCCTATAATTCTTCCTATAATAATGGAGGTTTAA
- the yhbY gene encoding ribosome assembly RNA-binding protein YhbY yields the protein MDLSSKERAFLKKLAHGIDPVVRIGKDGIDENVIKSIADAVKKRELIKVKILQNSQEEIGREPGTELASKTKSVFVDSIGKIMIFFKPDNKNGKITKEFNEFRKKGKK from the coding sequence ATGGATCTTTCCAGTAAGGAGAGAGCTTTTCTGAAAAAACTTGCACACGGAATAGATCCTGTTGTAAGAATAGGAAAAGACGGTATAGATGAAAATGTAATAAAAAGTATAGCCGATGCTGTAAAAAAGAGAGAACTGATAAAAGTAAAAATATTACAGAATTCTCAGGAAGAAATCGGTAGAGAACCGGGAACGGAACTGGCTTCCAAAACAAAGTCCGTCTTTGTAGACAGTATAGGAAAAATAATGATTTTTTTTAAGCCTGACAACAAAAACGGAAAAATAACCAAAGAATTTAATGAGTTTAGAAAGAAAGGTAAAAAATGA
- a CDS encoding S41 family peptidase, with amino-acid sequence MKKNKLLYLILGFILISIPVYCAATIIKSARNDKNSNANYNTDSTELNRIVDVINIIDNRFVGKETPNKDELYKAAVTGVVNRLNDPYSEYLSQEDLKNFSEDIEGEYVGVGMSIQKKKGEALEVTSPFIGSPAEKVGIKIGDKIIKVDDKDILPLTSTDTVKLLKGKEGTKVSVEIVRAGKKEPFKVTMTRAKIKLETVESKMLGNGIGYVSLLRFGNHAGEDVQKAVEGLQKQGMKGLILDLRLNPGGSLQEAQDISSLFLKEDLIVSLKYKDGQEKKYNRTGKYLGDFPLIVLVNKGSASASEIVTGAIKDYKRGTIIGEKTFGKGIVQQVLPLRTGDAVKLTIAQYFTPKGNYIHEKGIEPDIKVPMEELITLKGYTNDSEQARKNREKEIEEILIKEKGAEEAKKIIAAGDVQLKRAIEEMNKKLGTKK; translated from the coding sequence ATGAAAAAAAATAAATTATTATATCTGATATTAGGATTTATACTTATAAGTATACCTGTATACTGTGCTGCGACAATTATAAAATCCGCCAGAAATGATAAAAACAGCAATGCCAACTATAACACGGATTCAACAGAACTTAACAGAATTGTGGACGTTATAAACATCATAGACAATAGATTTGTAGGAAAAGAAACACCTAATAAAGACGAACTTTATAAAGCAGCTGTTACAGGAGTCGTAAACAGGCTGAACGATCCTTATTCGGAGTATTTGTCTCAGGAAGATTTGAAAAACTTTTCCGAAGATATAGAAGGTGAATATGTAGGTGTAGGAATGAGTATCCAGAAGAAAAAAGGAGAAGCTCTTGAAGTTACGTCGCCTTTTATAGGAAGTCCGGCTGAAAAAGTGGGAATAAAAATCGGAGATAAAATAATTAAAGTAGATGACAAAGATATATTGCCTCTTACATCGACAGATACGGTAAAATTACTGAAAGGTAAAGAAGGTACAAAAGTCAGTGTAGAGATTGTAAGAGCTGGAAAAAAAGAGCCCTTTAAAGTAACTATGACAAGAGCAAAAATAAAGCTTGAAACTGTAGAAAGTAAAATGCTCGGAAACGGTATAGGATATGTAAGTCTTTTGAGATTCGGAAATCATGCAGGAGAAGATGTACAAAAAGCTGTAGAAGGACTTCAGAAACAGGGAATGAAAGGGCTTATTCTGGATCTTAGACTGAACCCGGGAGGATCTTTACAGGAAGCACAGGATATATCATCTTTATTTTTAAAAGAGGATTTGATAGTTTCATTGAAATATAAAGACGGCCAGGAGAAAAAATACAATAGAACGGGTAAATATTTAGGTGATTTTCCTTTGATAGTTCTTGTAAACAAGGGAAGTGCTTCTGCGTCGGAAATAGTAACAGGAGCAATTAAAGATTACAAAAGAGGAACTATTATCGGAGAGAAAACTTTCGGAAAAGGAATTGTACAGCAAGTTTTACCTTTAAGAACGGGAGATGCTGTAAAATTAACTATTGCACAGTACTTTACACCTAAAGGAAATTATATTCACGAAAAAGGAATAGAGCCTGATATAAAAGTACCTATGGAAGAACTTATCACTCTTAAAGGTTATACGAATGATTCGGAACAGGCAAGAAAAAACAGAGAAAAAGAAATAGAAGAGATTCTTATAAAAGAAAAAGGTGCCGAAGAAGCTAAAAAAATCATAGCTGCAGGAGATGTACAGCTGAAAAGAGCCATAGAAGAAATGAATAAAAAATTAGGAACAAAAAAATAG
- a CDS encoding TlyA family RNA methyltransferase: MKKRLDLILVERGIFETREKAKREIMAGNIIVNEHAVTKAGTNFKDDEKLLIRVKDRLKYVSRGGLKLEKAIEVWNLDFSDKTVLDIGASTGGFTDCALQNGAKKVYSVDVGTNQLDWKLRNDSRVVSIENTHIKDLKPENLENEKADFTVIDVSFISLTKVIPYLRKFLKDKGKVIMLIKPQFEVGKEKIGKNGIVIEEQYHDEAIKKIISFIKENDYELIGVEDSPIKGSKGNKEFLAMIVSN, from the coding sequence ATGAAAAAAAGGCTGGATTTGATTCTCGTGGAAAGAGGTATTTTTGAAACGAGAGAAAAAGCAAAAAGAGAAATAATGGCAGGGAATATTATTGTAAATGAGCATGCTGTCACTAAAGCGGGAACAAATTTTAAAGATGATGAAAAGCTTTTAATAAGAGTAAAAGACCGTTTGAAATATGTAAGTCGCGGAGGACTTAAGCTGGAAAAAGCAATAGAAGTCTGGAATCTTGATTTTTCAGATAAGACAGTCCTTGATATAGGTGCTTCTACCGGAGGATTTACAGACTGTGCATTACAGAACGGTGCGAAGAAAGTTTACAGTGTAGATGTAGGGACCAATCAGCTTGACTGGAAACTGAGAAACGACAGCAGAGTAGTTTCCATTGAAAATACTCATATAAAGGATTTAAAGCCCGAAAATCTTGAAAACGAAAAAGCAGATTTTACAGTTATAGATGTGTCATTTATTTCATTAACAAAAGTAATTCCTTATTTACGTAAATTTCTGAAAGATAAAGGTAAAGTTATAATGCTTATTAAGCCTCAGTTTGAAGTCGGAAAAGAAAAAATAGGAAAGAATGGTATAGTAATAGAAGAACAGTATCATGATGAAGCAATAAAGAAAATAATTTCTTTTATTAAAGAAAATGATTATGAACTTATAGGTGTAGAAGATTCCCCTATAAAAGGCTCTAAAGGTAACAAAGAATTTTTAGCAATGATTGTGTCAAACTAA
- a CDS encoding divergent PAP2 family protein, whose amino-acid sequence MSGGIIFGNRLLDVAAISCFSAQFYKVFYPLLKKEKIQWVRMFQTGGMPSSHASTVVSLATSVCLLKGANSIEFAIAMVFSGIVLYDATGVRRQAGKHAKALNTLVDSIEKRDGIEIISEEFKEFLGHTPLEVFWGSILGIVIGLLFRGYIAG is encoded by the coding sequence ATGAGCGGTGGAATAATATTCGGAAACAGACTGCTTGATGTGGCTGCAATATCTTGTTTTTCGGCACAATTTTATAAAGTATTCTATCCTTTGCTGAAAAAAGAGAAAATACAATGGGTAAGAATGTTTCAGACAGGAGGAATGCCCAGTTCACATGCTTCGACAGTTGTTTCACTGGCAACGTCAGTGTGTTTGCTGAAAGGTGCTAACTCTATAGAATTTGCCATAGCAATGGTGTTTTCGGGAATAGTTCTGTATGATGCTACAGGAGTGAGAAGACAGGCGGGGAAACATGCGAAAGCCTTGAATACTCTTGTGGACAGTATAGAAAAAAGAGACGGAATAGAAATAATAAGCGAAGAATTTAAAGAGTTTTTAGGTCATACTCCTCTTGAAGTATTTTGGGGGAGTATATTGGGAATAGTAATAGGTTTGTTATTTAGAGGATATATAGCAGGGTAA
- the mrdA gene encoding penicillin-binding protein 2 translates to MRELDKEERNPRYVMFILLVASVFTVLVARLFSLQILNASTYEERALQNRIRTNVIKATRGEIYDREGKLLAKNTTGYKLIHTDTRQLSSNDIELLRKIQNLDENQLEEALSRQKKQKAEGLKETIEDIRTISQITGYTTDYIITRFSKQPRIGIDKTILVIEDLDKNIALKAVEKIKNNRINIVEYNKRYYPEDSIASHVIGNVKPISEKEYNELKKEGYQNDDLIGKKGVEKEYDKEMKGQDGVEDVEVDVHGNVIKEIKNVSSITGKNIYLSIDLDLQKYMTQAFAGKSGAFIAMEVKTGKIITFVSYPEISLNLLSSRIPDDQWNELVNSKAKPLVNKGIAGLYPPGSTFKAITGLGILESGISPYDTVMSTGQYKFGKLIFRDSSSRGYGITNFNKSIEHSVNTYYYVFSQRAGKDNIIKYAKEMGVGEKTGIDIPGEQAGVLPTPEWKKKRFKKKQDQIWLPGDLINMSIGQGYVLMTPVQVLSAYQIIANNGVMIKPTVVDRFVSYDGKVEKNEPKILRKIKVSDKNLKLMQNALRLPVSSYGGTARVLYFPNFPVSAKTGTAQNTGFRDNHSWIAGYFPSDNPQIVFVSIIEGAGYGGVASGQLARTFIEKYRDKYEFKKNILPEQQNQVAENTGKKKKRKRG, encoded by the coding sequence ATGAGAGAATTGGATAAAGAGGAAAGAAATCCCAGATATGTAATGTTTATATTATTAGTTGCATCGGTTTTTACGGTTTTGGTAGCAAGATTGTTTTCGCTGCAGATATTAAATGCTTCCACTTATGAAGAAAGAGCTTTACAAAACAGAATAAGAACAAATGTTATTAAAGCGACAAGAGGTGAAATATACGACAGAGAAGGGAAACTTCTGGCTAAAAATACTACCGGTTATAAACTGATACATACAGATACCAGACAGCTCTCAAGCAATGATATAGAATTGCTCAGAAAAATTCAGAATCTTGATGAAAATCAGTTGGAAGAAGCATTATCCAGACAAAAAAAACAGAAAGCCGAAGGATTGAAAGAAACAATAGAAGATATACGGACAATCAGCCAAATTACAGGATACACTACCGATTACATAATAACAAGGTTCAGTAAACAGCCCCGTATAGGTATTGATAAAACAATTCTCGTTATAGAAGATTTGGATAAAAATATTGCATTGAAAGCTGTAGAAAAGATAAAAAATAACAGAATAAATATAGTTGAATACAATAAGAGATACTATCCTGAAGATAGTATCGCTTCGCATGTAATAGGAAATGTGAAACCTATAAGTGAAAAAGAATATAATGAGTTAAAAAAAGAAGGATATCAGAATGACGATCTGATAGGTAAAAAAGGTGTAGAAAAAGAATACGATAAGGAAATGAAAGGACAGGACGGAGTTGAAGATGTAGAAGTCGATGTCCACGGAAATGTTATAAAAGAAATAAAAAATGTTTCCAGTATAACAGGAAAGAATATATATCTGTCTATAGATCTCGATTTGCAGAAGTACATGACTCAGGCTTTTGCAGGGAAAAGCGGAGCATTTATAGCTATGGAAGTTAAAACAGGAAAAATCATAACATTCGTAAGTTATCCTGAAATCAGCCTGAATCTCTTAAGTTCAAGGATTCCTGACGATCAGTGGAATGAACTGGTCAATTCCAAAGCAAAACCTCTTGTAAATAAAGGGATTGCCGGATTATATCCTCCGGGGTCTACTTTTAAAGCAATAACAGGTTTGGGAATACTGGAATCGGGTATCTCTCCTTATGATACAGTAATGTCTACAGGACAGTATAAGTTCGGAAAACTCATATTCAGAGATTCGAGCAGCAGAGGGTATGGAATAACAAATTTCAATAAGTCAATAGAACATTCGGTAAATACTTATTATTATGTATTTTCTCAAAGAGCGGGAAAAGATAATATTATAAAATATGCAAAAGAAATGGGAGTAGGAGAAAAAACGGGAATAGACATCCCGGGGGAACAGGCCGGAGTTTTACCTACACCTGAATGGAAAAAGAAAAGATTTAAAAAGAAACAGGATCAGATATGGTTACCGGGAGATCTTATAAATATGTCTATAGGTCAGGGATATGTACTGATGACACCGGTACAGGTACTTTCAGCTTATCAGATTATAGCTAATAACGGAGTGATGATAAAGCCCACAGTTGTTGACAGATTTGTAAGTTATGACGGTAAAGTGGAAAAGAATGAGCCTAAAATATTGAGGAAAATAAAAGTAAGCGATAAAAATCTGAAGTTGATGCAAAATGCATTAAGGCTTCCTGTAAGTTCCTACGGAGGGACTGCGAGAGTACTTTATTTCCCTAATTTTCCTGTGTCTGCAAAAACGGGAACGGCACAAAATACAGGATTTAGAGATAATCACTCGTGGATAGCTGGGTATTTCCCATCGGATAATCCTCAAATAGTATTTGTTTCCATAATAGAAGGTGCAGGATATGGAGGAGTCGCTTCAGGACAGTTGGCAAGGACATTTATAGAAAAATACAGAGATAAATATGAATTTAAAAAGAACATTTTGCCTGAACAGCAGAATCAAGTTGCCGAGAATACAGGTAAAAAGAAAAAAAGAAAAAGAGGATAA
- the mtaB gene encoding tRNA (N(6)-L-threonylcarbamoyladenosine(37)-C(2))-methylthiotransferase MtaB, translating to MSTIRDTQKEKAEDIKNNAERTVAFYTLGCKVNQYETEIIRKDFLDHNYKEVDFDEKADVYIVNTCTVTNVADKKNRKMLRRAKNTNPDSLVVATGCYAQTNLDDLKEMKEIDFIIGNSKKENVFNIINKNVSHYQVDNIFDEKEYSSNKYTILREKARAFVKIQDGCSKFCSYCKIPYARGLSRSRATEHVLEEINYLGEQGYKEVVLTGINMSEYGLDLEPKTDFDTLLEKILAVKSVERVRVSSVYPDTITDKFLGMLKNNPKLMPHLHVSVQTLDDKILHLMRRNYKAEFVVNTLEKVKREVPEVALTADIIVGFPQEEEENFANTMKNLDSLGFADLHVFPYSDREKTTAMLLDGKIDAVEKKRRVKKVEELNNIKYAEFRKKTVGLKQRVYIEEIVEDKAFGYTENYLKVFIDLKKGEKNNLDVKVSDLVNTKIVDFDGILLEGDII from the coding sequence ATGTCTACAATTAGAGATACACAAAAGGAAAAAGCCGAAGATATTAAAAATAATGCAGAGAGAACAGTAGCTTTTTATACTTTGGGATGTAAAGTAAATCAGTATGAAACGGAAATCATAAGAAAAGATTTTCTGGATCATAATTATAAAGAAGTCGATTTTGATGAAAAAGCCGATGTTTATATTGTAAATACATGTACGGTTACTAATGTTGCAGATAAAAAAAATAGAAAAATGTTGCGACGGGCAAAAAATACAAATCCTGATTCTCTTGTAGTTGCAACAGGGTGCTATGCTCAGACAAACTTGGACGATTTGAAGGAAATGAAAGAAATAGACTTTATAATCGGAAATTCCAAAAAAGAAAATGTTTTTAACATAATAAATAAAAATGTATCTCACTATCAGGTAGATAACATATTTGACGAAAAAGAATACAGCTCGAATAAATATACGATATTGAGGGAAAAAGCGAGAGCTTTTGTAAAAATACAGGACGGCTGTTCAAAATTCTGTTCTTACTGTAAAATTCCTTATGCGAGAGGACTCAGCAGATCAAGAGCTACGGAACATGTTCTCGAAGAGATAAATTATTTAGGAGAACAAGGATATAAAGAAGTCGTACTGACAGGAATAAATATGAGTGAATACGGGTTGGACTTGGAACCTAAAACTGATTTTGATACATTACTTGAAAAAATACTTGCAGTAAAATCTGTGGAAAGAGTGAGGGTCAGCTCGGTTTATCCCGATACTATAACAGATAAATTTTTGGGAATGCTGAAAAATAATCCTAAGTTAATGCCTCATCTTCATGTATCCGTTCAAACTTTGGATGATAAAATTCTTCATTTGATGAGAAGAAATTATAAAGCCGAATTTGTTGTAAATACTCTTGAAAAGGTAAAAAGAGAGGTTCCTGAAGTAGCTCTTACGGCAGATATAATAGTAGGATTTCCTCAGGAAGAAGAAGAAAATTTTGCTAATACGATGAAAAATCTTGATTCTTTAGGATTTGCGGATTTACATGTATTTCCTTATTCGGACAGGGAAAAAACTACAGCTATGCTGCTGGACGGTAAAATAGATGCTGTAGAGAAAAAAAGAAGAGTTAAAAAAGTTGAAGAATTGAATAACATAAAATATGCAGAGTTCAGAAAGAAAACTGTAGGTTTAAAACAGAGAGTTTATATTGAAGAAATAGTTGAAGACAAAGCTTTCGGTTATACCGAAAATTATTTGAAAGTATTTATTGATTTGAAAAAAGGAGAAAAAAACAATCTGGATGTAAAAGTTTCTGATTTGGTAAATACAAAAATAGTCGATTTTGACGGAATATTATTAGAAGGAGATATAATATGA